A genomic segment from Nocardia cyriacigeorgica GUH-2 encodes:
- a CDS encoding PhoX family protein encodes MSFTPLALFVQHDGKSSRSAVTCAYKCGNACFHEVPNKSAGEYFGDIVSAMSRRGVLKGGAAAVLAVGAGSLLAACGDDGAEAASNTDAGSGTGFTPVAPNTEDAVVVPDGYAQGVVIRWGDPIFPDAPQFDFDNQTAAAQAKQFGYNNDFAALLPIEGQANRYLLVVNHEYTTEPFMFKGFNGDTMTPEQFGITIAAHGLSVVEVAGEAGTGKLTPAFGKYNRRITADTEFLLTGPAAGSDFVKTSADPTGTKVAGTFANCAGGVTPWGTVLSGEENFNGYFVGKPADPVAAERAERYGVGEVDSPHFWEKFDKRFDVAQEPNESNRFGYVVEIDPWDPASTPVKHSALGRNKHESANIHVTEDGTVVAYSGDDERFEYMYKFVSSRKIQPGTGAASRRHNMTILDAGTLYVAKLTGDHPDRIDGSGNVPSDQGFTGKGQWIPILETAEDGSAKSLVEGMSAQEVAVFTRLAGDKVGATKMDRPEDFEANPKTGKVYVALTNNSKRGEDGKAGVDEANPRIKNKNGQILEIADDHKGTDFTWSLLLVCGDPAAADTYYGGFDKTKVSPISCPDNVAFDPYGNLWISTDGNALKSNDGLFAVTLEGERRGETKQFLTVPAGGETCGPVITEQRVLVCVQHPGEEDGASADAPVSHWPDGGDTQPRPSVVAVWKADGGRIGM; translated from the coding sequence GTGAGCTTCACCCCACTCGCCCTATTCGTGCAGCACGACGGCAAGTCGTCGCGCTCCGCGGTCACCTGCGCCTACAAGTGCGGTAACGCGTGCTTCCACGAGGTGCCCAACAAGTCCGCGGGCGAATACTTCGGCGACATCGTCTCCGCCATGTCGCGGCGTGGCGTGCTCAAGGGTGGCGCGGCCGCGGTGCTGGCGGTGGGCGCGGGCAGTTTGCTCGCGGCTTGCGGTGACGACGGCGCGGAGGCGGCCTCGAACACCGACGCCGGCTCGGGCACCGGGTTCACGCCGGTGGCGCCCAATACCGAGGACGCCGTCGTCGTCCCCGACGGCTACGCGCAGGGCGTGGTGATCCGCTGGGGCGATCCGATCTTCCCCGACGCCCCGCAATTCGACTTCGACAACCAGACCGCCGCCGCGCAGGCCAAACAATTCGGCTACAACAACGATTTCGCCGCCCTGCTGCCTATCGAAGGCCAGGCCAATCGTTACCTGCTGGTGGTCAATCACGAATACACCACCGAACCGTTCATGTTCAAAGGCTTCAACGGCGACACCATGACGCCCGAACAGTTCGGCATCACCATTGCCGCGCACGGGCTTTCGGTGGTCGAGGTGGCCGGTGAAGCCGGCACCGGCAAACTCACCCCGGCGTTCGGCAAGTACAACCGTCGCATCACCGCCGACACCGAATTCCTGCTCACCGGCCCGGCCGCCGGCAGCGATTTCGTGAAGACCTCCGCCGACCCCACCGGCACCAAGGTCGCGGGCACCTTCGCCAACTGTGCCGGTGGCGTAACGCCTTGGGGCACGGTGCTTTCCGGTGAAGAGAACTTCAACGGATATTTTGTCGGCAAGCCCGCCGATCCCGTGGCCGCCGAGCGGGCCGAACGCTACGGTGTCGGCGAAGTCGATTCCCCGCATTTCTGGGAGAAGTTCGACAAGCGTTTCGATGTGGCGCAGGAACCCAACGAATCCAACCGATTCGGCTACGTCGTCGAGATCGACCCGTGGGATCCCGCGTCCACCCCGGTCAAGCATTCCGCCCTTGGCCGCAATAAGCACGAGTCGGCCAATATCCACGTCACCGAGGACGGCACCGTGGTCGCCTACAGCGGCGACGACGAGCGGTTCGAGTACATGTACAAGTTCGTCTCGTCCCGCAAGATCCAGCCGGGCACCGGCGCGGCCAGCCGCCGCCACAATATGACCATCCTCGACGCGGGCACCCTCTACGTCGCCAAGCTCACCGGCGATCACCCCGACCGCATCGACGGCTCCGGCAATGTGCCCTCCGATCAGGGCTTCACCGGCAAGGGGCAGTGGATCCCGATCCTGGAGACCGCGGAAGACGGCAGCGCGAAATCGCTGGTCGAGGGCATGAGCGCGCAGGAAGTCGCGGTGTTCACCCGGCTGGCCGGCGACAAGGTGGGCGCCACCAAGATGGACCGCCCGGAGGATTTCGAGGCCAACCCGAAGACCGGCAAGGTCTACGTCGCGCTCACCAACAACAGCAAGCGCGGCGAGGACGGCAAGGCAGGCGTCGACGAGGCGAACCCGCGGATCAAGAACAAGAACGGCCAGATCCTCGAGATCGCCGACGACCACAAGGGCACCGACTTCACCTGGTCGCTGCTGCTGGTCTGCGGTGACCCGGCCGCCGCCGACACCTACTACGGCGGGTTCGACAAGACCAAGGTCAGCCCGATCTCCTGCCCGGACAACGTGGCCTTCGATCCGTACGGCAACCTGTGGATCTCCACCGACGGCAACGCGCTGAAGTCCAACGACGGCCTGTTCGCGGTGACCCTCGAGGGTGAGCGGCGCGGTGAGACCAAGCAGTTCCTCACCGTCCCCGCCGGCGGCGAGACCTGCGGACCGGTCATCACCGAGCAGCGGGTGCTGGTGTGCGTGCAGCATCCGGGTGAAGAGGACGGTGCCTCGGCCGACGCGCCGGTCTCGCACTGGCCCGACGGTGGCGACACCCAGCCGCGCCCGTCGGTGGTCGCGGTGTGGAAGGCCGACGGCGGCCGCATCGGGATGTAG
- a CDS encoding MFS transporter, protein MTTHFVDDTRDELRLRGSVVLFMSLAAALGTSTIYPLQPAIAEVAGSLHASIAVVGFALAGGPIGYLVGLVLLVPLVDRFPPGRTLAIQFGALGVALAVSAVADRAWQVGLLIGVVGACSAVGASLSSLAGRLAPARRRATILGIVTAGISAGILAGRIAGGWLADAIGWRGMLLVFAAACLCAAGLCAVLLPGTAGTAELRYLATLRSLPGLFVRHVTLRIAAVCGALWFFAFCAVWAGLAVALSAPPFSYSAEQIGLFALAGLAGIPATQVAGRWTDRVGAARVILLGLALAGAAVIVAGLTLANAVAVLICLALFDAGLFAAQVANQSTVLAIDPHAPARFNSAYMLVYFVGGSLGTACGAASVERFGWSATALAAAGAIGLAAVIAVINGRGPVKSGARALIF, encoded by the coding sequence GTGACTACTCATTTCGTCGACGACACCCGTGACGAGCTGCGGCTGCGCGGGTCGGTTGTGTTGTTCATGTCGCTTGCGGCCGCGCTCGGGACGTCGACCATCTATCCGCTGCAACCGGCGATCGCGGAGGTGGCCGGGTCGTTGCACGCGTCGATCGCGGTGGTCGGGTTCGCGCTGGCGGGCGGGCCGATCGGGTATCTGGTGGGGCTGGTGCTGCTGGTTCCGCTGGTCGACCGGTTCCCGCCCGGGCGGACGCTCGCGATACAGTTCGGGGCGTTGGGGGTCGCGTTGGCGGTGAGTGCCGTCGCGGATCGGGCGTGGCAGGTTGGGCTTCTTATCGGCGTCGTCGGTGCGTGTTCTGCGGTGGGCGCGAGCCTCAGTTCGCTGGCCGGGCGGCTGGCTCCGGCGCGCAGGCGAGCCACGATCCTCGGCATCGTCACCGCGGGCATATCCGCCGGGATCCTCGCGGGCCGGATCGCGGGTGGGTGGTTGGCCGACGCGATTGGTTGGCGCGGAATGCTTTTGGTCTTCGCCGCTGCCTGCCTGTGCGCCGCCGGGCTGTGCGCGGTGCTGCTGCCGGGTACCGCGGGTACGGCCGAGCTTCGCTATCTTGCGACGCTGCGCTCGCTGCCGGGCTTGTTCGTCCGGCACGTCACGCTGCGGATTGCCGCGGTATGCGGCGCGCTGTGGTTCTTCGCGTTCTGCGCGGTGTGGGCCGGGCTCGCGGTCGCGCTCTCGGCGCCGCCGTTCTCCTACTCCGCCGAGCAGATCGGCCTGTTCGCGCTGGCGGGTCTGGCAGGTATCCCGGCCACGCAGGTGGCGGGCCGCTGGACCGATCGGGTGGGTGCCGCACGCGTCATCCTGCTCGGTCTCGCACTGGCCGGTGCCGCTGTCATCGTCGCCGGCCTGACCCTCGCGAATGCCGTCGCCGTGCTGATCTGCCTCGCGTTGTTCGATGCCGGACTCTTCGCCGCGCAAGTGGCGAATCAGAGCACGGTGCTGGCCATCGACCCCCACGCTCCCGCCCGATTCAACAGCGCGTACATGCTGGTGTACTTCGTCGGCGGCAGCCTCGGGACCGCTTGCGGCGCAGCGTCCGTCGAGCGGTTCGGCTGGTCGGCTACCGCGCTGGCAGCGGCCGGGGCCATCGGACTCGCCGCCGTGATCGCCGTGATCAACGGTCGCGGCCCGGTGAAGTCCGGGGCGCGAGCGCTGATCTTCTGA
- a CDS encoding oxygenase MpaB family protein, with protein sequence MAGHPRDRESGSLLRRHLGDRRFLLTLPRAVTLQILHPAIAAAFVEHVPYRLWLHKRRTVLQMIRLAYDERDGRPIIRYGHEHVKGRDNLGRRYHALHPELFHFQHATYVDTLITSVNTFHGPLTDAEHEQLYAECCDWYRLYGVSDRHLPGSWAGFQRYFADACATMLRPTPYSAQLAPQALRPDAWVPRLTPSYAIRGLLHERAADLLEVTVSARDRAALRTYATTVRSGAQLAPRALRYLPSAR encoded by the coding sequence ATGGCAGGTCACCCGCGTGACCGCGAATCCGGCTCGCTGCTTCGGCGTCATCTGGGTGACCGGCGGTTCCTGTTGACGTTGCCGCGCGCGGTGACCTTGCAGATCCTGCATCCGGCGATCGCCGCGGCGTTCGTCGAGCACGTGCCGTATCGGCTGTGGTTGCACAAGCGGCGCACGGTGCTGCAGATGATCCGGCTGGCCTACGACGAGCGCGATGGGCGCCCGATCATCCGGTACGGGCACGAGCACGTGAAGGGGCGCGACAACCTGGGACGGCGCTATCACGCACTGCATCCCGAACTCTTTCATTTCCAGCACGCGACCTACGTCGACACGTTGATCACGTCGGTGAACACCTTCCACGGCCCGCTCACCGACGCCGAGCACGAGCAGCTGTACGCCGAATGTTGCGACTGGTACCGGCTTTACGGCGTCTCGGATCGGCACCTGCCCGGCAGCTGGGCCGGATTCCAGCGGTACTTCGCCGACGCCTGCGCGACCATGCTCCGGCCCACGCCCTACAGCGCACAGCTGGCCCCGCAGGCGCTGCGCCCGGATGCCTGGGTTCCGCGCCTGACTCCGAGCTACGCGATCCGCGGACTGCTCCACGAACGCGCCGCCGACCTGCTGGAGGTCACCGTGAGCGCCCGCGACCGAGCGGCGCTGCGCACCTACGCGACCACCGTTCGCTCCGGTGCCCAGCTGGCTCCCCGTGCGCTCCGGTACCTACCCAGCGCCCGCTGA
- a CDS encoding DUF4760 domain-containing protein yields MDSSAIAAAAGVATALIALVAASLVVWQVTEMRKTTNASAFKAVYDMLQDERIRQDRRLVMRELRFRELGAWTEEEILRAERVCHSYDCVAIMCRNGYIPTVVVADSWGDSLRTCWSVLRPLVEKYRADRGAPELWDDFAWLAGRATELHGRRQSA; encoded by the coding sequence ATGGACTCATCGGCGATCGCGGCAGCGGCAGGTGTGGCAACGGCGCTGATTGCCCTCGTCGCGGCTTCGCTGGTGGTGTGGCAGGTGACCGAGATGCGGAAAACCACCAACGCCAGTGCTTTCAAGGCCGTGTACGACATGCTCCAGGACGAGCGCATTCGGCAGGATCGGCGGCTTGTCATGCGGGAGCTGCGGTTTCGTGAACTCGGCGCGTGGACCGAAGAGGAGATCCTGCGGGCCGAACGCGTCTGCCACAGCTACGACTGCGTGGCCATCATGTGCCGCAACGGATACATCCCGACCGTCGTCGTCGCCGATTCCTGGGGCGATTCGCTGCGCACCTGCTGGAGCGTGCTGCGGCCGCTGGTCGAGAAGTACCGCGCCGATCGTGGCGCACCGGAACTGTGGGACGACTTCGCCTGGCTGGCCGGGCGAGCCACCGAACTGCACGGCCGCAGGCAATCGGCGTAG
- a CDS encoding SgcJ/EcaC family oxidoreductase, producing MSIRDNEVPVIADDSVDHAADRAAIEAIIARVEQAYNTNDAELMVQDLAANAVVGNAVGVLQHGRAAVLEASRAGLAGFLKDEYVRYEVTDIGFLRPDVAIAHKAARAVTAEGAPIDVDPAMIALYVLVKQDGRWWVAARQNTLVPQG from the coding sequence ATGAGTATTCGGGATAACGAGGTGCCGGTGATCGCGGACGACAGCGTCGACCATGCAGCGGATCGGGCAGCGATCGAGGCGATCATCGCCAGAGTCGAGCAGGCCTACAACACCAACGATGCCGAGTTGATGGTGCAGGACCTGGCCGCGAACGCGGTGGTCGGGAACGCCGTCGGGGTGTTGCAGCACGGACGTGCGGCGGTGCTGGAAGCGAGCCGGGCGGGGCTGGCCGGATTCCTGAAGGACGAGTACGTCCGATACGAGGTGACCGACATCGGGTTCCTGCGCCCGGATGTCGCGATCGCGCACAAGGCGGCGCGGGCAGTCACCGCCGAGGGTGCGCCCATCGACGTCGACCCGGCGATGATCGCGCTGTACGTGCTGGTCAAACAGGACGGGCGATGGTGGGTCGCGGCTCGGCAGAACACGCTGGTGCCGCAGGGGTGA
- a CDS encoding amino acid ABC transporter ATP-binding protein — MSASLTGTGLKLRLGNNDILRGVDIHVDAGKTTTVIGPSGSGKSTLLRVLNRLHEPDAGDILLDGKSVLTEDPDKLRQRIGMVFQHFNLFPHKTVAENVALGPRKLRGLSKEQARALALEQLEIVGLAGKADSRPANLSGGQQQRVAIARALAMKPDIMFFDEATSALDPELVKGVLALMSDLAAGGMSMIVVTHEMGFARSVSDSVVFMDAGQVVETGSPDALFDNAETPRLRRFLDQVL, encoded by the coding sequence ATGAGCGCCTCCCTCACCGGCACCGGGCTGAAGCTGCGGCTCGGCAACAACGACATCCTGCGCGGCGTGGACATCCACGTCGACGCCGGCAAGACCACCACCGTCATCGGGCCGTCCGGTTCGGGTAAATCCACCCTGCTGCGGGTGCTCAACCGCCTGCACGAACCCGACGCCGGCGACATCCTGCTCGACGGAAAATCGGTGCTCACCGAGGACCCGGACAAACTGCGCCAGCGCATCGGCATGGTGTTCCAGCACTTCAATCTGTTCCCGCACAAGACCGTCGCCGAGAACGTGGCGCTCGGCCCCCGCAAGCTGCGCGGACTGTCCAAGGAGCAGGCGCGGGCGCTGGCCCTCGAGCAGCTGGAGATCGTCGGGCTGGCCGGCAAGGCCGATTCCCGCCCGGCCAACCTGTCCGGCGGTCAGCAGCAGCGGGTCGCCATCGCCCGGGCGCTGGCCATGAAGCCGGACATCATGTTCTTCGACGAAGCCACCTCCGCCCTCGACCCGGAACTGGTCAAGGGCGTGCTCGCGCTGATGTCGGACCTCGCCGCCGGCGGTATGTCGATGATCGTGGTGACCCACGAAATGGGCTTCGCCCGCAGCGTCTCCGACAGCGTGGTGTTCATGGACGCCGGCCAGGTGGTGGAGACGGGTAGCCCGGATGCCCTGTTCGACAATGCCGAGACCCCGCGTCTGCGGCGATTCCTGGACCAGGTGCTGTAG
- a CDS encoding LLM class F420-dependent oxidoreductase, whose product MSRPVRVGMQLQPQHASEYGLIRDAVRRAEDAGVDIVFNWDHFYPLTGDPDGAHFECWTMLGAFAEQTERVEIGALVTGGGYRNPDLLADMARTVDHISGGRLILGIGGGWFERDYSEYGYEFGTPGTRLDKLKDSLARIDARMKKLNPQPVRDIPMLIGGGGERKTLRLVAEYADIWHSFGDIEVFTRKSGILGEHCAAAGTDPARIERSVSWPGASRAPEFLAAGATLFTVGVSGPDYDLSRVIEAINWRDEVNPEPVSGIA is encoded by the coding sequence ATGAGTCGACCGGTTCGTGTGGGAATGCAGTTGCAGCCGCAGCACGCCTCGGAGTACGGGCTGATCCGGGACGCGGTGCGGCGGGCCGAGGACGCCGGGGTGGACATCGTCTTCAACTGGGACCACTTCTATCCCCTCACCGGCGACCCCGACGGCGCGCATTTCGAATGCTGGACCATGCTCGGCGCGTTCGCCGAGCAGACCGAGCGGGTCGAGATCGGCGCACTGGTCACCGGCGGCGGGTACCGGAATCCGGATCTGCTCGCCGATATGGCGCGCACCGTCGACCACATCAGTGGCGGCCGGTTGATCCTGGGGATCGGCGGCGGCTGGTTCGAACGCGATTACTCCGAATACGGCTACGAGTTCGGCACCCCGGGCACGCGCCTGGACAAGCTGAAGGATTCGCTCGCCCGCATCGACGCGCGGATGAAGAAGCTCAATCCCCAGCCGGTCCGCGATATCCCGATGCTCATCGGCGGCGGTGGCGAACGCAAGACCCTGCGCCTGGTGGCCGAGTACGCCGACATCTGGCACAGCTTCGGCGATATCGAGGTGTTCACCCGCAAGAGCGGCATCCTCGGCGAGCATTGCGCCGCCGCGGGCACCGACCCGGCGCGCATCGAACGTTCGGTGAGCTGGCCGGGTGCGAGCCGGGCGCCGGAGTTCCTGGCGGCGGGGGCGACGCTGTTCACCGTCGGCGTCAGCGGGCCGGACTACGACCTGAGCCGCGTGATCGAGGCGATCAACTGGCGCGACGAAGTCAACCCGGAGCCGGTCAGCGGGATCGCTTGA
- a CDS encoding nitroreductase family deazaflavin-dependent oxidoreductase, translating into MDLARINQETIAKFRAGEDPDGMHRDRLLLLTTTGRRSGRPHTAPMMFHRDGDRLLVIASSMGAPRHPDWYSNLVRHPKVVVEVGEETYDACATPLEGEEREQVWAMLKQTYPWFADHEKKTRRLIPVVALTRAEP; encoded by the coding sequence GTGGATCTGGCGCGGATCAATCAAGAGACGATCGCGAAGTTCCGGGCAGGTGAAGATCCCGACGGGATGCATCGGGATCGTCTGCTCCTGCTGACCACCACCGGTCGCCGCAGCGGGCGCCCGCACACCGCGCCGATGATGTTCCACCGCGACGGCGACCGGCTGCTGGTGATCGCATCCAGCATGGGCGCACCCCGTCATCCGGACTGGTACTCGAACCTGGTCCGGCATCCGAAGGTCGTCGTCGAGGTGGGCGAGGAAACCTACGACGCGTGCGCGACGCCGTTGGAAGGTGAGGAGCGCGAGCAGGTCTGGGCGATGCTCAAGCAGACCTACCCGTGGTTCGCCGACCACGAGAAGAAGACCCGGCGGCTCATCCCGGTGGTCGCGCTCACCCGGGCCGAGCCGTAG
- a CDS encoding helix-turn-helix domain-containing protein, translating into MGINPVEDAPIGLRIKRLRERVGMSRTVLAGLVGRSTEWLKAVENGRLQPPRLPMLLRIAHALELTDLAELTGNGVAVPVAMFAGERHAALTAVQAALTDYRLAPASKPANVGHLAQRLRQAWAIRHASPDHRTQLGNLLPALIKDAQGAVRAGSDQRREARRVLAGVYQLADFYVAYQPAPELVWLVADRALAEGYDADDPYVIACGAWAMTQALRDSGRWEEAIALARTAVDGLVPYLDRDTTPDDWRGIAGALHAEVAYVHARRGRHGDAWSYWEKAEATARALGPDYRHIQTSFSIPVLAAHATTLGVELRRSGEALRAARGFDADQIASIPRRSRHFIEVARAHDQRDEPVAALALLDKAVRTAPETVKYNGHARDILHTLLRKPPSGMRDDVHALCREIGLAPA; encoded by the coding sequence GTGGGGATCAACCCTGTCGAAGACGCTCCGATCGGACTGCGCATCAAACGCCTGCGGGAGCGGGTGGGCATGTCGCGGACGGTGCTCGCCGGGCTGGTGGGCCGGTCCACCGAATGGCTGAAAGCCGTTGAGAACGGCCGTCTCCAGCCACCACGTCTGCCGATGCTGCTGCGTATCGCGCACGCGCTCGAGCTCACCGACCTCGCCGAGCTGACCGGGAACGGTGTCGCGGTGCCGGTGGCGATGTTCGCGGGGGAACGTCACGCGGCCCTCACCGCGGTGCAGGCCGCGCTCACCGACTATCGGCTGGCCCCGGCCTCGAAGCCGGCGAACGTCGGCCACCTGGCCCAACGGCTCCGCCAAGCCTGGGCTATCCGGCACGCAAGCCCGGACCATCGGACCCAACTGGGAAACTTGCTTCCCGCGCTGATCAAGGATGCTCAGGGCGCCGTGCGCGCCGGGAGTGACCAGCGTCGCGAGGCGCGGCGAGTGCTGGCTGGGGTGTATCAGCTGGCCGACTTCTACGTCGCCTATCAGCCCGCGCCCGAACTGGTGTGGCTGGTGGCGGACCGCGCGCTCGCCGAGGGCTACGATGCCGACGACCCCTACGTGATCGCCTGCGGGGCATGGGCGATGACGCAGGCGCTGCGTGACTCGGGCCGATGGGAGGAGGCCATCGCGCTGGCACGCACGGCGGTCGACGGGCTGGTGCCCTACCTCGACCGGGACACGACGCCCGACGACTGGCGCGGCATCGCCGGCGCACTGCATGCCGAGGTCGCCTACGTCCACGCCCGTCGTGGCCGGCACGGCGATGCCTGGTCCTACTGGGAGAAGGCCGAGGCAACCGCGCGGGCGCTGGGGCCGGACTATCGCCATATCCAGACGTCGTTCTCGATTCCGGTGCTGGCGGCACATGCCACGACACTCGGAGTGGAGCTGCGCCGCTCCGGCGAAGCCCTGCGCGCGGCCCGCGGCTTCGACGCCGATCAGATCGCGTCGATCCCCCGCCGCAGCCGCCACTTCATCGAGGTCGCCCGCGCGCACGACCAGCGTGACGAGCCGGTGGCGGCGCTGGCGCTGCTGGACAAGGCGGTGCGCACCGCACCGGAGACCGTCAAGTACAACGGCCACGCTCGCGACATCCTGCACACCCTCCTGCGGAAGCCGCCCTCGGGTATGCGGGACGACGTTCATGCGCTGTGCCGCGAGATCGGTCTCGCGCCGGCGTAG
- a CDS encoding ABC transporter substrate-binding protein/permease — MAGLLAVRSRALIAVILLAVVGLATACGSGDDSSARDLCAPPGVEAASAAPTNLASPSQAGVDRYTTPTTVPLESIDITKLGLITPGKLSVGTLSDAPPSICVNSAGAFTGFDNELLRAVAAKLGLQVEFSGTEFAGLLAQVAGGRFDVGSSNITTTDERRRMVDFTNGYDFGYFSLVVSNNSPIQSFADLGPNSRVAVVQGTVQDEYVVNTLHLDPVKFPDYNTAYSNLKSGQVDAWVAPSAQAEGAISPGDGTEIAENAFSLDNFAAWAVGKNKQPLVDALNSGLDAVIADGTYAELYSKWVPRELPPGWKPGSKSAPVPELPDFAAIAAERAPAEQIQTEPKSTLEQLRDTFFDWSLYRQAFPDLFKTGLPNTLILAVVSGVLGTAIGMLLAVAGISRSRWLRWPARVYTDIFRGLPAVVIILLIGLGVGPVVRDLTGNNPYWLGAVALALLASAYIGEIFRSGIQSVEPGQLEAARAIGFGYRQAMTLVVIPQGVRRVLPALMNQFIALIKDSSLIYFLGLLAAQRELFAVGRDLNAQTGNLSPLVAAGLVYLLLTIPLTHLVNYIDRRMRTGRPDQPIDPADQAAITEGRG, encoded by the coding sequence ATGGCTGGTCTGCTCGCTGTGCGGTCTCGTGCGTTGATCGCCGTGATACTGCTCGCCGTCGTCGGCTTGGCGACGGCCTGCGGTTCCGGTGACGACTCCTCGGCCCGCGACCTGTGCGCCCCACCCGGGGTCGAGGCGGCCTCGGCCGCGCCGACGAATCTGGCCTCGCCCAGCCAGGCGGGCGTTGACCGCTACACCACGCCGACGACGGTGCCGCTGGAGTCGATCGACATCACCAAGCTCGGGCTGATCACGCCCGGCAAGCTGAGCGTCGGCACCTTGTCGGACGCGCCGCCGAGCATCTGCGTGAACTCCGCCGGCGCGTTCACCGGTTTCGACAATGAACTGCTGCGCGCGGTCGCCGCGAAACTGGGTTTGCAGGTGGAGTTCTCCGGCACCGAATTCGCTGGCCTGCTCGCGCAGGTGGCGGGTGGGCGTTTCGACGTGGGTTCGTCGAATATCACCACCACCGATGAGCGCAGGCGGATGGTGGACTTCACCAACGGCTACGACTTCGGCTATTTCTCCCTGGTCGTCAGCAACAACAGCCCGATCCAGAGTTTCGCCGATCTCGGCCCGAACAGCCGGGTCGCGGTGGTGCAGGGCACGGTGCAGGACGAATACGTCGTCAACACTTTGCATTTGGATCCGGTGAAGTTCCCGGATTACAACACCGCCTATTCCAATCTGAAGTCCGGTCAGGTCGATGCCTGGGTGGCGCCGTCGGCGCAGGCCGAGGGCGCGATCTCACCCGGTGACGGCACCGAGATCGCCGAAAACGCCTTCAGTCTGGACAATTTCGCGGCCTGGGCGGTCGGCAAGAACAAGCAGCCGCTGGTCGACGCGCTCAATAGCGGCCTGGATGCCGTGATCGCCGACGGCACCTACGCCGAGCTCTACAGCAAATGGGTGCCGCGTGAACTCCCGCCGGGCTGGAAGCCGGGCTCCAAATCCGCCCCCGTCCCGGAGCTTCCGGATTTCGCCGCTATCGCCGCCGAACGCGCGCCGGCCGAACAGATTCAGACCGAACCGAAATCCACGCTGGAACAATTGCGTGACACCTTCTTCGATTGGTCGCTGTACCGGCAGGCTTTCCCGGACCTGTTCAAGACCGGCCTGCCGAATACCTTGATCCTCGCGGTGGTGTCGGGTGTGCTCGGCACCGCGATCGGCATGCTGCTGGCAGTGGCGGGTATTTCGCGCAGTCGCTGGTTGCGCTGGCCGGCCCGCGTCTACACCGACATCTTCCGTGGTCTGCCCGCCGTGGTGATCATCCTGCTGATCGGTCTCGGTGTCGGCCCGGTGGTGCGCGACCTCACCGGCAACAACCCGTACTGGCTGGGTGCGGTGGCGCTGGCGCTGCTGGCCTCGGCTTATATCGGTGAGATCTTCCGCTCCGGTATCCAATCCGTGGAGCCCGGCCAGCTGGAGGCAGCGCGCGCCATCGGCTTCGGTTATCGGCAGGCGATGACGCTGGTGGTGATCCCGCAGGGCGTGCGCCGGGTGCTGCCTGCGCTGATGAATCAGTTCATCGCGCTGATCAAGGATTCGTCGCTGATCTATTTCCTCGGCCTGCTCGCCGCCCAGCGTGAGCTGTTCGCCGTCGGCCGCGATCTCAACGCCCAGACCGGCAATCTGTCTCCGCTGGTCGCGGCCGGTCTGGTGTATCTGCTGCTGACGATCCCGCTCACCCATCTGGTGAACTACATCGACCGCCGGATGCGCACCGGCCGCCCCGACCAACCCATCGACCCGGCCGATCAGGCCGCGATCACGGAAGGGCGTGGGTAG